In Listeria monocytogenes, the following proteins share a genomic window:
- a CDS encoding HD domain-containing protein: protein MSYLTEKLLEEKVFKDPVHGYVHVSDKIIWDLIATKEFQRLRRIHQLGTTSLTFHGAEHSRFNHSLGVYEIVRQIIDVTFANEPQLDPEERMVALCAALLHDLGHGPFSHAFEKVFGTDHEAYTQEIIIGDTEVSDVLMRVGEEFPLKVAAIIKKNYPNQTLVKLISSQIDADRMDYLLRDAYYTGVSYGKFDLERILRVLRPSPDGNGVIVKYSGMHAVEDYIMSRYQMYQQVYFHPVSRSGEVLLWKILERAKKLYCAGYEFQVTPIQVLPFFVNEVSLKDYVVLDDIVLMYYFSIWQEEEDPILSDLCSRFLNRRLLRYINYDPKEDAELYAELKGLLEKADIDPSYYLVIDSSSDLPYDYYLPGVGSGKDPIKLLMGNGELRELSTESPVVEAIGRERRTDIKLYYPLDFIESGDVDQAITERMIALIHAHSLKEK, encoded by the coding sequence ATGAGTTATTTAACAGAGAAATTACTAGAAGAGAAAGTGTTTAAAGACCCGGTTCATGGATATGTGCATGTTTCTGACAAAATAATTTGGGATTTGATTGCTACAAAAGAGTTTCAGCGCTTGCGTCGCATCCACCAATTGGGGACGACTTCATTAACTTTTCACGGGGCAGAACATAGCCGCTTTAATCATTCCTTAGGTGTTTACGAAATCGTGCGACAAATAATCGATGTGACATTCGCGAATGAGCCACAGCTGGATCCGGAAGAACGTATGGTGGCATTGTGTGCTGCACTTTTACATGATTTAGGGCACGGGCCATTTTCGCATGCTTTTGAAAAAGTCTTTGGTACGGACCATGAAGCATATACGCAGGAAATCATAATTGGAGATACGGAAGTTAGTGACGTATTGATGCGAGTGGGAGAAGAATTTCCACTTAAGGTTGCTGCTATTATTAAGAAAAATTATCCGAATCAAACTTTGGTGAAGTTGATTTCGAGTCAAATTGATGCTGATCGAATGGATTATTTACTTCGAGATGCCTATTATACTGGAGTGAGTTACGGGAAGTTTGATTTAGAGCGGATTTTGCGAGTTCTACGCCCAAGCCCAGATGGCAATGGTGTTATTGTAAAATATTCTGGTATGCATGCGGTAGAAGATTATATTATGAGTCGCTATCAAATGTATCAACAAGTATACTTTCATCCGGTTAGTCGTAGCGGTGAAGTATTATTATGGAAAATCCTTGAGCGCGCTAAGAAGTTATATTGCGCGGGTTATGAATTTCAAGTGACCCCCATACAAGTATTACCATTCTTTGTAAATGAAGTGAGTTTAAAAGATTACGTGGTACTTGATGATATTGTGTTGATGTATTATTTTTCTATTTGGCAAGAGGAAGAAGATCCGATTTTGAGCGATTTATGTAGTCGTTTTTTGAATAGGAGATTGCTTCGATACATTAACTATGATCCAAAAGAAGATGCCGAACTTTATGCAGAACTAAAAGGACTTCTTGAAAAAGCTGATATTGATCCGTCGTATTATTTAGTGATTGATTCTTCCAGCGATTTGCCTTATGATTACTATCTTCCTGGAGTTGGCAGCGGCAAAGACCCTATTAAGTTATTGATGGGAAATGGCGAATTGCGGGAGTTGTCGACCGAGTCACCAGTTGTGGAAGCGATTGGGCGAGAACGTCGGACAGATATTAAATTATATTATCCGCTCGATTTTATCGAAAGTGGCGATGTAGACCAAGCGATTACAGAAAGAATGATTGCGCTTATTCATGCACATTCATTGAAGGAAAAATAA
- a CDS encoding lipoyl-[GcvH]:protein N-lipoyltransferase yields MNIDNTLLKQDVWRFIDNTTINPAFDAIQSFATDDTLCRSVGARIAPSTVRGWVHEKTVSLGIQDSKLPDIDKGIAFLQEQGYRVVVRNSGGLAVVLDSGVLNLSMVLPDAERGIAIERGYETMFTLIKDMFVDCNEVIEAKEIEDSYCPGSYDLSIQGKKFAGISQRRMAKGVAVQIYLAIDGDQTARSELIRDFYTISGKAKQTKYTFPNVNPDVMGSLSDLMKTDISLNDTLVRLFNSLRHYAGELVSGTLTPEELDLFPAYYERLIARNDKVLT; encoded by the coding sequence ATGAATATTGATAACACCTTACTAAAACAAGATGTGTGGCGATTTATTGATAATACAACGATTAATCCAGCTTTCGATGCCATTCAATCATTCGCGACAGATGATACGCTATGTCGCTCGGTCGGAGCGAGAATAGCGCCATCTACTGTTCGTGGCTGGGTGCATGAAAAAACAGTTTCCCTTGGAATTCAAGATTCTAAGTTACCTGATATAGATAAAGGAATTGCCTTTTTACAAGAACAAGGCTACCGTGTTGTAGTTAGAAATTCCGGTGGCTTAGCTGTTGTCCTTGATTCAGGGGTACTTAATTTGTCGATGGTGCTCCCGGATGCAGAACGCGGAATTGCGATTGAGCGTGGTTATGAAACAATGTTTACACTTATCAAAGACATGTTTGTAGATTGCAATGAAGTAATTGAAGCGAAAGAAATAGAAGACTCTTATTGTCCTGGTAGTTACGACCTCAGCATTCAAGGGAAAAAATTTGCTGGTATTTCTCAGCGCAGAATGGCAAAAGGCGTAGCGGTCCAAATTTATTTAGCGATTGACGGGGATCAAACTGCTCGTTCAGAACTGATCCGCGATTTTTATACGATTAGCGGAAAAGCAAAGCAAACAAAATATACGTTTCCTAATGTGAATCCAGATGTTATGGGCTCGCTTTCGGACTTGATGAAGACTGATATAAGCTTAAATGATACGTTGGTACGCCTTTTCAATAGTTTGCGACACTATGCAGGTGAACTTGTCTCTGGAACGCTTACACCTGAAGAATTAGATCTTTTTCCGGCCTACTACGAACGTTTAATTGCTCGAAATGATAAAGTGCTTACTTGA